One Leptospira semungkisensis DNA segment encodes these proteins:
- the efp gene encoding elongation factor P, which translates to MNLGITEVRKGMVLKVEGELYSVVKSEFVNPGKGSAFIRTKLKNLIRSSSIERTFKAAEKLESVELEKRQMTICYSEGDDIIFMDTNDFEQLPVSKEYLEDILPFLKEETPMEVSFYEGKPIGVIPPNFAVLTVTYAEEGLKGDTSGTALKRVTVETGGEINVPIFVKQGDVIKIDLRDLTYVERVNK; encoded by the coding sequence ATGAACTTAGGTATCACTGAAGTTAGAAAAGGAATGGTTCTCAAGGTTGAAGGAGAATTGTATTCCGTAGTTAAAAGCGAATTCGTAAACCCAGGCAAGGGCTCCGCTTTCATCCGCACAAAATTGAAAAACTTGATCCGCAGTAGCTCCATCGAAAGGACCTTTAAGGCTGCCGAGAAATTGGAGTCCGTCGAATTAGAAAAGAGACAGATGACCATCTGCTACTCCGAGGGCGACGATATCATCTTCATGGATACAAATGACTTCGAACAGCTTCCTGTTTCTAAAGAATATTTAGAAGATATTCTTCCTTTCTTGAAAGAAGAGACTCCTATGGAAGTTTCATTCTACGAAGGAAAGCCAATCGGAGTAATTCCTCCTAACTTTGCAGTGTTGACAGTAACTTACGCTGAGGAAGGTCTTAAAGGAGATACTTCCGGTACTGCTCTTAAGAGAGTTACCGTCGAAACCGGAGGAGAGATTAACGTTCCTATCTTCGTGAAGCAAGGGGATGTGATCAAGATCGACCTAAGGGACCTTACCTACGTGGAGAGGGTCAATAAGTAA
- a CDS encoding phosphate ABC transporter substrate-binding protein gives MKQKLMPILILALGLGGANCKKETILITGSETMHTMLNVVASGYSNKAPDTKVEVQGGGSFEGIEKLFEGKTDIAASSRPLTPEEQVQLEKKGKFEGVLIGYDGIAIVVHPENPVSKLTLDQVSKVFSGEINDWSKLGGKPGPIHVLLRNDKSGTTAYFETHILRQRDLGEKAYQAAKKKEYISSAKIVTDNDSMADEIQKDPAAVGFMGMGNAQIQNKGKVKAVPYARTEKDPFVEPNIQNVSNREYKLARGLYLFYLSDRGKKIDEFVTYITSEEGQALVLKSGYLRSTLSTVEVEASKQ, from the coding sequence ATGAAACAAAAATTAATGCCTATCCTTATCCTAGCATTAGGATTGGGCGGCGCCAATTGTAAGAAAGAAACCATTTTGATTACTGGATCCGAGACCATGCACACTATGTTGAACGTAGTGGCTTCAGGATATTCCAATAAAGCACCAGACACTAAAGTAGAAGTCCAGGGAGGAGGATCTTTCGAAGGTATCGAAAAACTCTTCGAAGGAAAGACTGACATAGCTGCATCTTCCCGCCCACTTACTCCCGAAGAACAAGTACAACTTGAAAAAAAAGGAAAGTTCGAAGGTGTTCTCATCGGATATGATGGTATCGCAATAGTGGTCCATCCAGAAAACCCTGTGAGCAAACTTACCTTGGATCAGGTTTCAAAAGTATTCTCCGGAGAGATCAATGATTGGTCAAAGCTAGGTGGTAAACCAGGACCGATACATGTTCTACTTAGAAATGATAAGAGCGGAACCACTGCCTATTTTGAAACACATATCCTAAGACAAAGAGATCTAGGAGAGAAAGCTTACCAAGCTGCTAAGAAGAAGGAATATATTTCCAGCGCCAAGATAGTCACGGACAACGACTCAATGGCGGACGAGATCCAAAAAGATCCTGCAGCAGTCGGATTCATGGGAATGGGAAACGCACAGATCCAAAACAAGGGCAAGGTCAAAGCTGTTCCTTATGCTCGTACTGAAAAAGATCCATTCGTAGAACCGAATATTCAAAATGTTTCCAACAGAGAATATAAACTAGCAAGAGGACTTTATCTGTTCTATCTTTCCGATCGAGGAAAGAAGATAGACGAGTTCGTGACTTATATCACTTCCGAAGAAGGACAGGCTCTCGTCCTAAAAAGTGGTTACTTAAGAAGTACGTTAAGCACGGTAGAAGTAGAAGCGTCCAAACAGTAA
- a CDS encoding 1,2-dihydroxy-3-keto-5-methylthiopentene dioxygenase gives MATIVQKPGLPEIKDNAEVKVFLNKRGIEYDHWPVPSESNALTDKMTLLDEEKETLLKNLDYRFAVLKEKEGYQSRDLIVLHPQVPGLNEMLAKFDKVHYHTDDEVRYIVDGSGVFGFALNGEKFLVKVEKDDFISVPKNTNHWFTLDENKRIKAVRYFQDMSGWVPNYVEETTALV, from the coding sequence ATGGCTACCATCGTCCAAAAACCCGGATTACCGGAAATCAAGGATAACGCAGAAGTAAAAGTCTTCTTGAACAAGAGAGGAATAGAATACGATCATTGGCCGGTTCCAAGCGAGTCTAACGCGCTAACCGATAAAATGACCCTTCTAGACGAAGAAAAAGAAACTCTTCTGAAGAACTTGGATTATCGCTTCGCTGTCCTAAAGGAAAAAGAAGGATACCAATCTAGAGATTTGATCGTTCTTCATCCTCAAGTGCCTGGCTTAAATGAGATGCTTGCGAAATTCGACAAGGTCCATTATCACACGGACGACGAGGTTCGCTATATCGTAGACGGTTCTGGTGTCTTCGGATTCGCTCTGAACGGAGAGAAATTTCTAGTGAAGGTAGAAAAGGACGATTTCATTTCCGTTCCTAAGAACACCAACCACTGGTTCACTCTGGATGAGAACAAAAGGATCAAAGCGGTCCGTTACTTCCAAGACATGAGTGGCTGGGTCCCTAATTACGTAGAAGAAACCACGGCACTCGTTTAA
- a CDS encoding KamA family radical SAM protein: protein MELISSQRQRTDIPEKDWLDWKWQIQNRIKDEHELSDYIEISSDEREAISSCSQVFSFSATPYYLRLADKKDPNCPIRLQVLPRKEELSVRAWDREDPLAEESYMPVKGVTHRYPDRALWYLSHVCAVYCRFCTRKRKVSQSSGTPGLEDWQKALQYFREHPEIKEVILSGGDPLNLSDHKLDFLLGELKSIPHINQVRIHTRYPVTLPMRITSELCSVLKKHFPIYLVTHFNHPKELTPLVKERIGMLVKEGAVTVLNQSVLLKGVNNSVETLKDLFYGLTKIGIKPYYLHQCDEIFGSSHFRVPIEEGVELMKQIRGSVSGLSVPLYVVDLTGGGGKVPLPANYLEETKDSSYVFRNYKGDLYEIGF from the coding sequence CTGGAACTTATTTCTTCTCAAAGGCAAAGGACAGACATTCCCGAAAAGGATTGGCTGGATTGGAAATGGCAGATCCAAAATCGGATCAAGGATGAACATGAGCTCTCGGACTATATAGAGATCAGTTCGGACGAAAGAGAAGCCATCTCCAGTTGCTCCCAAGTCTTTAGCTTCTCTGCCACCCCTTATTATTTACGACTCGCAGATAAGAAGGATCCGAATTGCCCGATCCGACTCCAAGTACTTCCCCGCAAGGAAGAGCTTAGCGTTCGTGCCTGGGACAGAGAAGACCCATTGGCAGAAGAATCATATATGCCAGTCAAAGGAGTCACTCATCGTTATCCGGACAGAGCTCTTTGGTATCTTTCTCATGTATGTGCGGTGTATTGCAGGTTCTGCACCCGTAAGAGAAAGGTTTCTCAGTCTTCCGGAACTCCAGGCTTAGAAGATTGGCAAAAGGCTCTACAGTATTTCAGAGAGCATCCTGAGATCAAAGAAGTGATCCTTTCCGGAGGAGATCCATTGAATCTCTCCGATCATAAATTGGATTTTCTTTTGGGGGAATTGAAATCCATTCCTCATATCAATCAGGTCCGAATTCATACTCGTTATCCTGTGACCTTACCGATGAGGATCACTTCGGAGCTTTGCTCCGTTCTGAAAAAACATTTCCCGATCTATCTAGTCACTCATTTCAATCATCCAAAAGAACTGACTCCTTTAGTGAAGGAGAGAATAGGAATGTTAGTGAAGGAAGGAGCCGTTACAGTTCTCAACCAATCCGTTCTTCTGAAAGGAGTGAACAATTCAGTTGAGACTCTAAAGGATCTCTTCTACGGACTCACTAAGATAGGAATCAAGCCTTACTATCTGCACCAATGTGATGAGATCTTCGGCTCTTCTCATTTTAGAGTTCCTATCGAAGAAGGCGTCGAGCTCATGAAGCAAATCCGAGGAAGTGTGAGCGGCCTGAGCGTGCCTTTGTACGTGGTCGACCTGACCGGAGGAGGAGGAAAGGTTCCCCTTCCCGCAAACTATCTAGAAGAAACAAAGGATTCTTCTTATGTATTTAGAAATTATAAAGGAGATCTTTATGAAATCGGCTTTTAG
- the mtnB gene encoding methylthioribulose 1-phosphate dehydratase, with protein MSQKKILTRLAESGVLYHSKGWMPGTAGNLSIKDEKDSDVFWVSGSGLDKNKLSRKDFLPVQIESGKVLEGWKGREGLKPSAETSIHRAVYKAFPEMGCSLHVHTPESNLVEIGVNKENPIEELPLLPLEIIKAFGIWDENPNVSVPVLYNYPSVQEISDHLESYLIEHKPRVPFCIIEKHGITVWGKDLVQANRHLEAADFLLKVRAMSK; from the coding sequence ATGTCCCAAAAGAAGATCCTGACTCGCTTGGCCGAGTCAGGAGTGTTATATCATTCTAAAGGTTGGATGCCCGGGACTGCCGGAAACCTTTCCATCAAGGACGAAAAAGATTCCGACGTTTTCTGGGTAAGCGGAAGCGGCTTGGACAAGAATAAGCTCAGTCGCAAGGATTTCCTTCCGGTTCAGATAGAATCCGGCAAGGTACTAGAAGGTTGGAAAGGCAGAGAAGGTCTCAAGCCTTCTGCAGAGACTTCCATTCATAGAGCTGTATACAAGGCATTTCCTGAAATGGGTTGCTCTTTGCATGTTCACACTCCTGAATCCAATCTGGTAGAGATTGGTGTGAACAAGGAGAATCCTATCGAAGAACTTCCTCTTCTTCCTTTGGAGATCATTAAGGCATTCGGTATTTGGGATGAGAATCCGAATGTATCTGTTCCTGTTTTATACAATTATCCTTCCGTTCAAGAAATCTCGGATCATTTGGAGAGTTATCTGATCGAGCATAAACCACGCGTTCCTTTCTGTATTATAGAAAAGCATGGGATCACTGTTTGGGGGAAGGATCTAGTCCAAGCAAACAGACATTTGGAAGCGGCCGATTTCTTGCTAAAAGTCAGGGCCATGTCTAAATAA
- a CDS encoding SDR family NAD(P)-dependent oxidoreductase: protein MDPKNILVVGAGSGIGKALLEKLHATPGINAIGISRRGISFEGKFESGKNYHCDLNDRKSLESFCKDLSSSWSEVAAIYFLAGDGLFLPIENLELEDLEKHIFLNLISPMALTSKLIGKLQRGSLLCYLSSTAGRQGFSESSPYCASKHGLAGFAKAIREEVKQKGIRVSTVYAGAIDTAIWDGREGFKREDMIPVSDAVAFLESLFLQPASFNQDEILFLPPKGIL, encoded by the coding sequence ATGGATCCCAAAAATATTCTAGTCGTAGGGGCTGGCTCCGGAATCGGAAAAGCTCTATTAGAAAAATTGCATGCAACTCCAGGGATCAACGCGATCGGGATCTCCAGAAGAGGGATCTCATTCGAAGGCAAGTTCGAATCCGGAAAGAACTATCATTGCGATCTGAACGATCGAAAAAGCTTAGAATCATTTTGTAAGGATCTGTCTTCTTCTTGGTCGGAGGTCGCAGCAATCTACTTTTTGGCGGGAGATGGTCTATTTCTGCCCATCGAAAATCTCGAGTTGGAAGATCTGGAAAAACATATTTTTCTGAATCTAATCTCTCCCATGGCATTGACCTCTAAACTAATCGGAAAGTTACAAAGAGGCTCCTTGCTTTGTTATCTTTCTTCAACTGCGGGAAGGCAGGGATTTTCGGAATCTTCTCCATACTGCGCTTCTAAACATGGCCTGGCAGGATTTGCAAAGGCGATCCGAGAAGAAGTGAAGCAAAAAGGGATTCGAGTCAGCACAGTTTATGCTGGAGCCATTGACACTGCTATCTGGGATGGAAGAGAAGGCTTTAAAAGAGAAGATATGATCCCAGTCTCGGATGCGGTAGCCTTTCTAGAGAGTTTGTTTTTACAACCGGCGAGCTTTAATCAAGATGAGATACTGTTTCTGCCGCCAAAAGGAATTTTGTAA
- a CDS encoding response regulator codes for MSSLVDVRPKILIVDDEATNLQVLRQILQDEYSLLFAKDGAKAIELAILEKPNLILLDVMMPGMSGHETCKKLRVDPATSRIPVIFVTAMAEEEDETDGFESGAVDYITKPVSPAIVKARVRTHLSLVRNDELKGTRLQIIQRLGLAAEYKDNETGLHVIRMSHYSETLASALGYSPEVAENILNASPMHDIGKIGIPDSILQKPGKLTPEEWDIMKKHPNIGAEIIGDHDSFLLQMAKSIAQNHHEKWDGSGYPNGLKGDEIPMEARIVALADVFDALTTERPYKKAWEIPDAIQYIRDNSEKHFDPGLVPVFLDLMPKLLEIRERWAEK; via the coding sequence ATGAGCAGTCTCGTCGATGTCCGGCCCAAAATACTAATTGTAGACGACGAGGCAACGAATCTACAGGTACTCAGGCAAATCTTACAAGACGAATATTCCCTCTTATTCGCCAAAGACGGCGCAAAGGCAATCGAACTAGCAATATTAGAAAAACCGAATTTGATCCTTCTGGACGTAATGATGCCCGGAATGAGCGGACATGAGACCTGTAAGAAACTAAGAGTTGATCCGGCTACTTCTAGGATCCCGGTGATCTTTGTCACTGCCATGGCGGAAGAAGAAGACGAGACAGACGGTTTCGAATCCGGAGCCGTAGACTACATTACAAAACCAGTAAGTCCTGCGATTGTAAAGGCCAGGGTCCGCACTCATCTTTCCTTAGTACGAAATGACGAGTTAAAAGGAACTCGTCTTCAGATCATACAACGCTTAGGACTCGCAGCGGAATACAAGGACAATGAAACCGGTCTGCACGTAATTCGAATGAGCCATTATTCCGAGACATTGGCCTCGGCTTTAGGCTATAGCCCCGAAGTCGCGGAGAATATCCTGAACGCCTCCCCTATGCATGATATAGGAAAGATCGGGATCCCCGATAGTATATTACAAAAACCTGGTAAACTCACTCCCGAAGAATGGGATATCATGAAGAAACATCCTAATATCGGAGCAGAGATCATAGGAGATCATGATTCATTCCTATTGCAAATGGCAAAAAGCATCGCTCAAAACCATCACGAGAAATGGGACGGCTCAGGCTATCCGAACGGCTTAAAGGGCGACGAAATCCCAATGGAGGCTAGGATCGTGGCTTTGGCTGATGTATTCGACGCACTGACCACAGAAAGGCCTTACAAGAAAGCCTGGGAGATCCCAGATGCAATCCAGTACATTCGAGATAACTCGGAAAAGCATTTTGATCCCGGTCTAGTACCTGTCTTTCTAGATTTAATGCCGAAGCTACTCGAGATCCGAGAACGCTGGGCCGAAAAATAA
- a CDS encoding MHYT domain-containing protein, which yields MILSLRSLFTFDPGSPLLVETYNPWLVVLSVLIAIFASYIALQIVGQTVPEHSPPLTKYLVLAAGSLALGCGVWAMHFVGMLSFSLCTTVKYDKTLTIVSMFPSLLASVVALSFVNRPKISITELVLGGVLVGSGIGTMHYTGMAAMQMAAVLRYDPWFFSLSIVVAVILAIASLWVRFGLAGLRLSSQKLTLIAACTMGLAISGMHYTGMVSARFIGTPETDLNTAFNDPTFLALAISSTTILFTLFAFAVNWFLRYRVLVQNLRASESRLRTIITTAVDGIMIIDYQGRINDFNPSAELIFGYKRSEVIGKNIRELMPDPYYSSKGTEPKYSLSAGFAKIVGTSKEVIGLRKDGSDFPIRLAIGHARLSGEDLFVGFVTDISERKMIESALKQSEQQVRSLIENIPGITYRCLPGRDWKILFMSDASESITGYPASDFVRTEPARSFKELVHLEDLQRIEEEIDSAIFEKRAFTLEYRITDKNGDTRWLWGNGCGVYGGNGEVLFIDGVILDITERRNIEEALRTAKEKAELAAITKTSFLANMSHEIRTPMNSILGFTEVLLSENLEKEHRTHLETVKSSAKSLLRLLNDILNTAKLEKGAVELESIDFSLSKVIADLKSTLGISARKKNLEFEVIQDPLLSEYYVGDSLRIRQILLNLIGNAVKFTEHGKVTLRVAKENESLHFAVQDTGIGIRADRLEKIFEPFTQADVSTTRRYGGTGLGTTICKQLTELMGGRIWAESILGKGSIFHVLLPLEEGKPRQEIHAHNLLSLPSLKILVVDDIEKNTELVELLLKNQGHSVTVAHNGEDAVKKVEAENFDLVLMDVQMPGLDGRQATRVIRMHEAQENTPRTPILALTASVFEEDKNSAMEAGMDGFVAKPVELNQMTFEIARVLGYSSNDKKIEIEVEDVSGSEWNPQRANELYESLSDSFRRGSIEDEHLEEFLSMAKSKADAQELKKLRTKIEQFEFEEAISILIGIANNLGLEEKEN from the coding sequence ATGATCCTTTCTTTGCGTAGTCTTTTTACATTCGATCCAGGCTCACCTCTTTTAGTAGAAACATACAATCCTTGGCTTGTAGTTCTTTCCGTACTCATTGCGATATTTGCCTCTTATATCGCCTTGCAAATTGTAGGACAAACTGTTCCCGAACATTCTCCTCCTTTGACCAAGTATTTGGTTCTAGCTGCAGGAAGCCTTGCATTGGGTTGCGGGGTATGGGCAATGCATTTTGTGGGAATGCTTTCCTTCTCTCTTTGCACTACCGTAAAATACGATAAGACTCTCACTATTGTTTCCATGTTTCCGAGCTTGCTTGCCTCTGTGGTAGCACTCTCTTTCGTAAATCGTCCCAAGATATCTATCACCGAATTAGTGTTAGGCGGAGTCTTAGTAGGCTCCGGGATCGGGACCATGCACTATACCGGAATGGCAGCCATGCAAATGGCAGCAGTCTTACGATACGATCCTTGGTTCTTTTCCCTGTCCATCGTGGTCGCAGTCATTTTAGCAATCGCATCTCTTTGGGTAAGATTTGGCCTAGCAGGATTAAGACTGAGCTCTCAAAAACTTACTCTGATCGCTGCCTGCACCATGGGCCTTGCTATTTCAGGAATGCACTACACAGGAATGGTTTCCGCCAGATTCATAGGCACTCCGGAAACGGATCTGAACACTGCGTTCAACGACCCTACCTTTCTCGCACTTGCAATCTCTTCTACTACGATCTTGTTCACGTTATTCGCCTTTGCAGTGAACTGGTTTTTAAGATATAGAGTCTTAGTTCAAAATCTAAGAGCCAGCGAATCTAGATTAAGGACCATCATCACCACTGCGGTAGATGGGATTATGATCATAGATTACCAAGGAAGGATCAATGACTTCAATCCTTCTGCGGAGCTGATCTTCGGTTATAAAAGATCAGAAGTGATCGGAAAGAATATTAGGGAATTGATGCCAGATCCATACTATTCCTCCAAAGGAACAGAACCTAAGTACTCTCTTAGTGCAGGATTTGCAAAGATCGTCGGCACAAGTAAAGAAGTGATCGGCCTGAGAAAGGATGGATCCGACTTCCCCATCCGTCTTGCAATCGGCCACGCAAGATTATCTGGGGAAGATCTCTTCGTAGGATTCGTAACAGATATCAGTGAAAGAAAGATGATCGAATCTGCTCTCAAACAAAGCGAGCAACAGGTTCGATCCCTGATCGAAAATATTCCAGGCATCACGTATCGTTGTCTTCCTGGTAGAGATTGGAAGATTCTATTCATGAGCGATGCTTCCGAATCGATCACAGGATATCCTGCATCCGATTTTGTTCGCACAGAGCCGGCACGATCCTTCAAAGAGCTCGTTCATTTGGAAGACTTGCAGAGAATAGAAGAAGAAATCGATTCAGCCATATTTGAGAAGAGAGCCTTTACTCTAGAGTATAGGATCACCGATAAGAACGGCGATACCAGATGGCTCTGGGGAAATGGATGCGGAGTCTACGGAGGAAATGGAGAAGTACTCTTTATAGACGGAGTCATTCTCGACATTACAGAACGCAGAAATATTGAAGAAGCACTTAGGACAGCAAAAGAAAAAGCAGAGCTAGCCGCAATTACCAAGACTTCTTTCTTGGCAAACATGAGCCATGAGATCCGCACTCCTATGAATTCTATTCTAGGTTTCACCGAAGTTCTTCTTTCTGAGAATTTGGAGAAGGAACATAGAACTCATTTGGAGACAGTCAAGAGCTCCGCAAAATCTTTATTAAGACTTTTGAATGATATCCTGAATACCGCTAAATTAGAGAAAGGTGCGGTCGAGTTGGAGAGTATAGACTTCTCCCTATCCAAAGTGATCGCAGATTTAAAATCCACACTTGGAATAAGTGCACGAAAGAAGAATCTAGAATTCGAAGTAATACAAGACCCTCTCCTATCCGAATATTACGTAGGAGATTCTCTCCGAATCAGACAGATCTTATTGAATCTGATCGGCAATGCAGTAAAATTCACCGAACATGGAAAGGTGACCTTACGAGTGGCGAAAGAAAATGAGTCCTTGCATTTCGCTGTCCAGGATACCGGAATAGGGATACGCGCAGATCGATTAGAAAAGATCTTCGAGCCATTTACTCAGGCGGATGTTTCTACCACCAGACGTTATGGGGGTACAGGTCTTGGCACGACGATCTGCAAACAGTTAACCGAATTGATGGGTGGTCGGATCTGGGCCGAAAGTATATTAGGAAAAGGAAGTATATTTCATGTGCTCCTTCCATTAGAAGAAGGAAAACCTAGACAGGAGATCCATGCCCACAATCTGTTGAGTCTTCCTTCCCTTAAAATACTGGTAGTCGATGATATAGAAAAAAATACAGAGCTAGTAGAGCTTTTACTGAAAAACCAAGGGCATTCTGTCACAGTAGCGCATAACGGAGAAGACGCCGTAAAAAAAGTAGAGGCAGAGAACTTCGATCTGGTACTCATGGACGTGCAAATGCCAGGCTTGGACGGTAGACAGGCCACCCGAGTCATTCGAATGCACGAGGCTCAGGAAAATACTCCGAGAACTCCTATTCTTGCACTTACTGCTAGCGTATTTGAAGAGGATAAAAACTCCGCAATGGAAGCCGGTATGGACGGGTTTGTCGCGAAACCTGTAGAGTTAAATCAAATGACTTTCGAAATCGCTAGAGTCTTAGGTTATTCTTCTAATGATAAAAAGATAGAGATCGAAGTAGAAGACGTTTCCGGTTCCGAATGGAATCCGCAAAGAGCGAATGAACTATATGAGTCACTTTCCGATTCCTTTAGAAGAGGATCCATCGAAGACGAGCATTTAGAAGAGTTTCTAAGTATGGCAAAGTCTAAAGCCGACGCTCAAGAGCTAAAAAAACTCAGAACAAAGATCGAACAATTTGAATTTGAAGAGGCAATCTCGATCTTAATCGGAATTGCAAACAATCTAGGACTCGAGGAAAAGGAAAATTAA